In the genome of Chryseobacterium arthrosphaerae, one region contains:
- a CDS encoding T9SS-dependent choice-of-anchor J family protein — MKLKLLLGTLLFTALSANAQVSAINENFDNFTAGNTTFPQSGWSAIVAPMTGAMPPVSPRMIVAGDSNKFIQSYAGNNATGSSYLISPQIETPTGNKTLTFDTTLVSPSPGPGSIQVGVASNPADMSTFVAVGNPVNVTTIGTVQNISMNIPASAGSYIVFKFTPTATHVAIQIDNVVYSTTASLGVSDSHKAAENFRFALNSDQTALEFASKKDLKNIRIYSSAGQKAAEGKPSGHRFDISTLQTGVYYMNIETADGKTVQSRFIKK; from the coding sequence ATGAAACTAAAATTACTTTTAGGAACTCTGCTGTTTACGGCCTTATCGGCTAATGCACAGGTATCTGCCATCAATGAAAATTTCGATAATTTTACTGCCGGGAACACTACTTTCCCACAGTCTGGATGGTCTGCCATAGTTGCCCCTATGACCGGAGCAATGCCACCGGTATCTCCCCGGATGATTGTTGCTGGTGATTCCAACAAATTTATACAGTCGTATGCAGGAAACAATGCAACAGGATCTTCATACCTGATTTCTCCACAAATTGAAACACCCACGGGAAATAAAACATTGACTTTTGATACAACGCTTGTATCTCCATCGCCCGGTCCGGGAAGCATCCAGGTAGGCGTTGCGTCCAATCCTGCAGACATGTCAACATTTGTTGCGGTAGGAAACCCTGTTAATGTAACCACTATTGGGACAGTTCAGAATATAAGTATGAACATTCCGGCATCAGCAGGTTCGTATATTGTATTTAAATTCACTCCTACAGCAACGCACGTTGCCATCCAAATTGATAATGTAGTTTATAGCACAACTGCATCCTTAGGAGTATCAGACAGCCATAAAGCAGCAGAAAACTTCAGATTTGCCCTGAACTCTGACCAGACAGCATTGGAGTTTGCATCAAAAAAAGATCTTAAAAACATCCGTATCTACTCTTCTGCAGGTCAAAAAGCGGCAGAAGGAAAACCCAGCGGACATCGATTTGACATCAGTACACTTCAGACAGGGGTGTATTATATGAATATTGAAACCGCAGATGGTAAAACGGTTCAATCCAGGTTCATTAAAAAATAA
- the gldG gene encoding gliding motility-associated ABC transporter substrate-binding protein GldG: MKKFNAKSPLGIFLFAILPLVIILAYSGIRLDLTKEKRYTLSDSTIKVLESVKKPLTVEVYLEGDFPASFKQLQSETKFMLEEFRKINPKIDFKFIDPIKTKMSQDTLMAMGMQPSILPDVKDGKISQITLFPYAVIKHGNDGVSIPLVVQQAGIDADQQLTRSIEGLEYNLVSNIKNIAADKRKKVGILVNHDELNPDEFQGFVQLAMENYDAGPVIPKNQTELSLEDVPLLKQMSALVIAKPRKAFTDNEKVILDQYIMNGGKTLWMIDAVNAEMDTLTRAKKVMPFPVDINMTDFFFNYGIRINPALVKDVKKFALLRLVTGEVSGNPQYTSLPWPYYPLGIAEDNNPVTKNINPVKFEFPTSIDTLGGRKNIRTKVLFESSERTLLKQVPNYVDLKEIASVDSLGQMEKPSTPKIFAVALEGKFNSAYASRIERKSYPGFKTSSPENKMIVIADGDVGRNKVIKGKPLPLGVDLLTNEQFGNEQFLRNALDYLLDDSNLMELRNRNIEERLLDRQRITEEKSNWQWLNLLLPLAIIGLIGGLFFWLRKKKFG, translated from the coding sequence ATGAAGAAGTTCAATGCTAAATCTCCATTGGGAATTTTCCTGTTTGCCATTCTTCCTTTAGTTATTATCCTGGCCTATTCGGGGATCAGATTAGATTTAACAAAAGAAAAGAGATATACCCTTTCCGACAGTACCATTAAAGTACTGGAATCCGTAAAAAAACCTTTGACGGTTGAAGTATATCTGGAAGGTGACTTTCCGGCAAGCTTTAAGCAGCTTCAGAGTGAAACGAAATTCATGCTTGAAGAATTCAGAAAGATCAATCCGAAGATCGACTTTAAATTTATTGATCCCATCAAAACAAAAATGTCTCAGGATACCCTGATGGCAATGGGAATGCAGCCGTCGATTCTGCCGGATGTAAAAGACGGAAAAATTTCACAGATCACCCTGTTCCCGTATGCGGTTATCAAACATGGAAATGATGGGGTTTCGATACCTCTGGTAGTACAGCAGGCGGGAATTGATGCCGACCAGCAGCTTACAAGATCTATTGAAGGACTGGAATATAACCTTGTTTCAAACATTAAAAACATCGCTGCTGATAAGAGAAAAAAAGTGGGAATCCTGGTTAATCATGATGAATTGAATCCTGATGAATTCCAGGGATTTGTACAGCTGGCTATGGAGAACTATGATGCCGGACCTGTTATTCCTAAAAATCAGACTGAGCTTTCACTGGAAGACGTTCCTTTGCTGAAGCAGATGAGCGCTTTGGTTATTGCTAAACCGAGAAAAGCTTTTACTGATAATGAAAAGGTAATTCTTGACCAGTACATCATGAACGGCGGCAAGACCCTTTGGATGATTGATGCGGTAAATGCTGAAATGGATACCCTGACAAGAGCTAAAAAAGTAATGCCTTTTCCTGTTGATATCAATATGACAGACTTTTTCTTTAATTATGGGATAAGAATTAATCCAGCCCTGGTAAAAGATGTTAAAAAGTTTGCTTTATTAAGACTGGTAACGGGAGAGGTAAGCGGAAATCCGCAGTATACAAGCTTACCATGGCCGTATTATCCGCTTGGTATTGCTGAAGATAATAATCCGGTTACTAAAAATATCAATCCTGTAAAATTTGAATTCCCGACTTCCATTGATACTTTGGGAGGAAGAAAGAATATCAGAACAAAAGTTCTTTTCGAATCCAGTGAAAGAACATTATTGAAACAGGTCCCGAATTATGTAGACCTGAAAGAAATTGCAAGTGTAGACAGCCTTGGGCAAATGGAAAAGCCAAGCACCCCTAAGATCTTCGCCGTGGCTTTGGAAGGGAAATTCAATTCCGCTTACGCTTCAAGGATTGAAAGAAAATCGTATCCTGGATTCAAAACATCAAGCCCGGAGAATAAAATGATCGTGATTGCAGACGGAGATGTGGGAAGAAATAAAGTGATCAAAGGAAAACCGCTTCCATTAGGAGTAGATCTTCTGACCAACGAACAGTTTGGAAACGAACAGTTCCTTCGAAATGCTTTGGATTATCTTTTGGATGACAGCAATCTGATGGAGCTGAGAAACAGAAATATAGAAGAAAGACTTCTGGACAGACAAAGAATTACCGAAGAAAAATCAAACTGGCAGTGGCTGAATTTATTGCTTCCGCTGGCGATTATCGGATTGATTGGAGGATTGTTCTTCTGGTTGAGAAAGAAAAAGTTTGGATAG
- a CDS encoding DUF4268 domain-containing protein: MFSKQEAQQLKKDFWTAFGKSFPRKWILYDTKVKDMAFKFSADNKKAEVSLDIEMKDEIFRNAYYEKIWSLEDILKEFIGDFHKDEYYSLENGKVISRIWVEKSGVSVFNKNTWQEIFEFFVDKMDGFERFYYEYEDFIKDI, encoded by the coding sequence ATGTTCAGTAAACAGGAAGCACAACAGTTAAAAAAAGACTTTTGGACGGCTTTTGGGAAGTCTTTCCCGAGAAAGTGGATTCTCTATGATACCAAAGTCAAGGATATGGCATTCAAATTTTCTGCAGACAACAAAAAAGCAGAAGTGTCATTAGATATTGAAATGAAGGATGAAATCTTCCGGAATGCTTATTATGAAAAGATATGGTCTCTGGAAGATATTTTAAAGGAATTCATCGGAGATTTTCATAAGGACGAATATTACAGTCTGGAAAACGGAAAGGTCATCAGCAGGATCTGGGTTGAAAAATCCGGCGTCTCGGTCTTCAACAAAAACACCTGGCAGGAAATTTTTGAATTTTTTGTCGACAAAATGGATGGCTTTGAAAGATTTTACTATGAATATGAGGATTTTATAAAGGATATTTGA
- a CDS encoding putative quinol monooxygenase, whose protein sequence is MNLHIIALFKFNENYLMEAVELFQNLVKETRKEEGCLQYDLIEDKDNKGTFFLIELWESVDHHNRHNGQDHLLDFRKDASKMMESSVEVYKGFKIY, encoded by the coding sequence ATGAATTTACATATCATTGCACTTTTTAAGTTTAATGAAAATTATCTGATGGAGGCGGTGGAGCTGTTTCAGAACCTGGTGAAAGAAACCAGAAAAGAAGAAGGCTGTCTGCAGTATGACCTTATTGAGGATAAAGATAATAAAGGGACCTTTTTCCTGATCGAGCTGTGGGAAAGTGTTGATCATCACAACAGGCACAACGGGCAGGATCATCTGCTGGACTTCCGCAAAGATGCTTCCAAAATGATGGAAAGTTCGGTAGAAGTCTATAAAGGTTTTAAAATATACTGA
- a CDS encoding sulfite exporter TauE/SafE family protein codes for MVISRKIQVRLNVLFVTVAIVGIAIFSMYELGYLDELFNILAKDNYIFYWMLLVGVFAEIVAGSMGMGYGVICTTTLMLLNIPPHIVSASIHSAESFTTAAGSASHIRLKNVSKSLVKKLAIPAVIGAIIGAVSLTYLGEYYAKITKTLIAFYTLYLGIQIFSNAFKKKQNKALKRKTNLTRLGVIGGFIDSFAGGGWGPLVTGTLIKNAFTPRFAVGSSTVAKFILTITAAVTFFFTLGIQHWNIILGLLIGGIITAPFSAMLTAKLPVKKMFLIIGLLVIIMSSITIYKSVFN; via the coding sequence ATGGTAATCTCAAGAAAAATTCAGGTAAGGCTTAATGTACTTTTTGTAACTGTTGCTATTGTAGGCATTGCGATATTTTCTATGTATGAGCTGGGATACCTGGATGAGCTTTTCAATATTCTGGCCAAAGACAACTATATTTTTTACTGGATGCTTCTGGTAGGTGTTTTTGCTGAAATTGTAGCCGGATCAATGGGAATGGGATATGGAGTGATCTGTACGACCACTTTAATGCTGCTTAATATCCCGCCTCATATTGTAAGCGCCAGCATCCATTCCGCAGAGAGCTTTACCACAGCTGCAGGAAGTGCAAGCCACATCAGACTAAAAAACGTAAGCAAAAGTCTTGTGAAAAAACTGGCCATTCCGGCTGTGATCGGGGCTATCATCGGCGCTGTTTCACTAACCTATCTGGGAGAATATTATGCTAAAATCACCAAAACCCTGATCGCTTTCTATACATTGTATCTGGGAATACAGATCTTTTCAAATGCATTTAAAAAAAAGCAGAATAAAGCGCTGAAAAGAAAAACAAATCTTACCAGGCTCGGCGTCATCGGTGGTTTCATAGACTCATTTGCCGGCGGGGGATGGGGGCCTCTGGTTACCGGAACGCTGATAAAAAATGCCTTTACCCCAAGGTTTGCGGTGGGAAGTTCTACGGTAGCCAAATTTATCCTCACCATCACTGCTGCAGTCACTTTTTTCTTTACTCTGGGTATTCAGCACTGGAATATTATTCTCGGTCTTTTAATCGGTGGAATTATTACTGCTCCTTTTTCCGCCATGCTTACGGCTAAGCTGCCTGTGAAGAAAATGTTTCTGATTATCGGACTGCTGGTGATCATTATGAGTTCCATAACTATTTATAAATCAGTTTTCAATTAA
- a CDS encoding CopD family protein, with protein sequence MLYTVIKALHIIFMVSYFAGIFYLVRIFVYYKDTDEFPEEKKRILREQYTFMARRLWNIITVPAGVIMAVCGLVMIFLNPGLMKMGWFHMKLTFLIGLAAYHYWCWKKVLQLKDINGSTLPIANIKLRQANEIATFILFLVVFTVILKSMVIEYWWQLITGFFVLVFLIMMTVKLVNKNKKNK encoded by the coding sequence ATGCTGTATACCGTCATCAAAGCTTTGCATATTATTTTTATGGTAAGTTACTTTGCGGGAATTTTTTATCTCGTAAGGATTTTCGTTTACTATAAAGACACCGATGAATTTCCGGAAGAAAAGAAAAGAATTCTCAGAGAGCAGTATACCTTTATGGCCAGAAGGCTGTGGAATATTATTACGGTTCCGGCGGGGGTAATTATGGCGGTTTGCGGACTCGTTATGATCTTTTTGAATCCGGGGCTGATGAAAATGGGATGGTTTCACATGAAGCTGACTTTTCTGATCGGGCTGGCAGCGTATCATTACTGGTGCTGGAAAAAGGTCCTTCAATTAAAAGACATCAACGGAAGTACATTGCCCATTGCCAATATCAAACTGAGACAGGCAAATGAAATTGCAACATTCATCCTGTTCCTGGTGGTATTTACCGTGATCCTGAAATCTATGGTCATTGAATATTGGTGGCAATTAATCACAGGATTTTTCGTTCTTGTATTTCTGATCATGATGACAGTGAAACTTGTAAATAAAAACAAAAAAAACAAATAA
- a CDS encoding TonB-dependent receptor plug domain-containing protein: MKKKVITVLSLSFGFWMNAQQKDSLNQQDIDEVVITGQYKQQSISKSIYKVEVIDAQQIKNMAVTNVAEVLNQNLNILIEPNKGSGNSSANIMGLSGAYTKILIDNIPVVSDEGLGNLVDLTKINVNNVERIEVVKGAMGVEYGNNALAGVINIITKKNYSKKVSIQASLQEETVNKDYDWFKKGNGRHIQSLNVGYRINDNWSVAADINHNDFKGYKGQLRGYKYFSESNDGLRGYDWQPKDQITTNGVIRYSKNNTSFYYKLNFLSEKIHYYNPLVEEFYLGGGNRTYTSKDTDYDTKRWIHQFNIQTKMGRINYNGDFSYQTQERKSQQYSYDVPARQELSRDPDKTFYKSDVFYSRGMFSNFLDSEKINFQIGYELDRTKGFAGSTTFESNNNGKDIERSIFNYANFLSAEWNATHWLSIRPGVRLALSDKFDSQYNYSATLRFKTTEKSDIRLVFGSANRFPTYDELYTFVVDNNHDIRGNENLKPETGYSTGIFWDYAMTNSNDWKFNFSASGMFLDVKDRIESVIVNNSPLQMTFLNIDNYKSLLFGGGINVRKGDLSVNAGVSVMGISQVLNTGNVYSPNDYNFYAEANLAANYTLPYTKTLFALYYKYTGTQKRYTHQGNAQDPKDPGQYILGEVGDYNMLNFTVSQPFFKNHFEISAGVKNIFDVTSVRNTVQAGNSHNAAASQQNLFYGRSYFARLNYNF; the protein is encoded by the coding sequence ATGAAGAAGAAAGTGATTACCGTTTTGTCACTGTCGTTTGGTTTTTGGATGAATGCTCAGCAAAAGGATTCCCTGAATCAACAGGATATTGATGAAGTTGTCATAACAGGGCAATATAAACAGCAGTCGATCAGTAAATCAATATACAAAGTAGAAGTAATTGATGCACAGCAGATTAAAAATATGGCTGTAACCAATGTTGCCGAAGTATTAAATCAGAACCTTAATATCTTAATAGAACCTAATAAAGGCTCCGGAAACTCCAGTGCCAATATTATGGGACTGAGTGGTGCCTATACGAAGATCCTTATTGATAATATTCCCGTTGTAAGTGATGAAGGTTTGGGTAATCTGGTAGACCTTACGAAAATCAACGTTAACAATGTTGAGCGTATTGAAGTGGTAAAAGGTGCGATGGGGGTAGAATACGGAAATAATGCTTTGGCAGGAGTCATCAATATTATTACCAAAAAGAATTACAGTAAAAAAGTAAGCATCCAGGCTTCTTTACAGGAAGAGACGGTCAATAAAGACTATGATTGGTTTAAGAAAGGAAACGGCCGTCATATCCAGTCTTTAAATGTAGGATACAGGATCAATGATAACTGGTCTGTTGCGGCAGATATTAATCATAATGATTTTAAGGGCTATAAAGGGCAACTCCGGGGATATAAGTACTTCAGTGAAAGTAATGACGGGCTGCGCGGCTACGACTGGCAACCCAAAGATCAGATCACAACCAATGGAGTCATCCGTTACAGTAAAAATAACACCAGTTTTTATTATAAACTGAATTTTCTTTCAGAAAAAATCCATTATTACAACCCGCTGGTAGAAGAGTTTTACCTTGGAGGCGGTAACAGGACCTACACATCAAAAGATACCGATTACGATACCAAAAGATGGATCCATCAGTTTAACATCCAGACAAAAATGGGAAGAATCAATTATAACGGTGATTTTTCCTATCAGACGCAGGAAAGAAAGTCCCAGCAGTACAGTTATGATGTTCCCGCAAGGCAGGAGTTATCAAGAGATCCGGATAAGACTTTTTACAAATCGGATGTATTCTATTCAAGAGGGATGTTCAGCAATTTTTTAGACAGTGAAAAAATCAATTTCCAGATAGGGTATGAGCTGGACAGAACAAAAGGTTTTGCCGGATCTACAACGTTTGAAAGCAATAATAACGGAAAAGATATTGAACGATCCATCTTCAATTACGCCAATTTCTTGTCTGCAGAATGGAATGCCACCCATTGGCTTTCTATACGCCCTGGGGTAAGGCTGGCTTTGAGTGATAAATTTGATTCCCAGTATAATTACTCCGCCACCTTAAGGTTTAAAACAACTGAAAAATCTGATATCCGTTTAGTTTTTGGTTCTGCCAACAGGTTCCCGACGTACGATGAGCTCTATACTTTTGTTGTTGACAACAACCACGATATCAGAGGGAATGAAAATCTGAAGCCTGAAACAGGGTACTCAACAGGTATATTCTGGGATTATGCAATGACCAATTCCAATGACTGGAAATTTAATTTCAGTGCATCAGGAATGTTCTTAGATGTAAAAGACAGAATTGAGAGTGTAATTGTAAACAACAGCCCTTTACAAATGACCTTTTTGAATATTGATAATTATAAATCTTTGTTATTTGGAGGAGGGATAAATGTCAGGAAAGGTGATCTTAGCGTAAATGCAGGCGTTTCAGTGATGGGGATTTCCCAGGTTCTCAACACAGGAAATGTTTATTCCCCCAACGATTATAATTTCTATGCAGAAGCCAATCTGGCGGCCAATTATACATTGCCTTACACAAAAACGCTATTTGCTCTTTATTATAAGTATACAGGAACCCAGAAGCGGTATACCCATCAGGGAAATGCGCAGGATCCAAAAGATCCGGGACAGTATATATTAGGGGAAGTCGGGGACTACAATATGCTGAATTTTACAGTGAGCCAGCCTTTCTTTAAAAATCATTTCGAAATCAGTGCCGGTGTGAAAAATATTTTTGATGTGACCAGTGTCAGAAATACAGTACAGGCTGGAAACAGCCACAATGCTGCTGCGAGTCAACAGAATCTATTCTATGGCAGAAGCTATTTTGCGAGATTAAATTATAACTTTTAA
- a CDS encoding T9SS type A sorting domain-containing protein produces the protein MKAKLLLTSLFALSVQQTALAQTDANGYTTVNMSMGANYQNRVFFDFSTNNMVSQPAGSWDVAFYRASATNFGTRINDAHDIKVYQASANPADWNTITTNSVASYGAPLFNPDNTTAIQEGAFEQGSAAYGWGDYNFTNHHVEGKVIFIMQYASGASVKFMIEDYFGGYTFKYAKWNAATSSWDATQTKTIANGSDDAYFNYFSFNTNEKVASLEPAKANWDLMFTRYYTDYPYTDPQGNPQTMKYRMSGVIQNPNISVAKVRPETQETATSAIPAGTAFSKNITTVGHSWKPTSGVYSDAVYYIKKGSDYYRMYFTSNGGSSTGNMYFKYKKITETLGITEVGKKASFGIYPNPASADKKVTVLFDVKEKAGNKGSAEVYDLTGKKVYTTELSHQAGFYKQDMNLSHLPSGTYLVKITYGGQSETKKLIVR, from the coding sequence ATGAAAGCAAAATTACTTTTGACTTCCCTGTTTGCACTTTCTGTTCAACAAACAGCACTGGCACAAACTGATGCTAACGGTTACACAACCGTTAACATGTCTATGGGAGCTAATTATCAGAACCGTGTGTTTTTTGATTTCAGTACCAACAATATGGTTTCACAGCCTGCAGGCTCATGGGATGTAGCGTTTTACAGAGCTTCTGCAACCAACTTTGGAACAAGAATTAATGATGCTCATGATATCAAAGTATATCAGGCTTCAGCCAACCCGGCAGACTGGAACACTATCACAACCAATAGCGTAGCTTCTTACGGGGCACCTCTTTTTAATCCTGACAATACTACGGCAATTCAGGAAGGAGCTTTCGAACAGGGGTCTGCAGCTTATGGATGGGGAGATTATAATTTTACCAACCACCATGTGGAAGGAAAAGTGATATTCATTATGCAGTATGCCTCAGGAGCATCCGTTAAATTTATGATTGAGGACTATTTCGGAGGATATACTTTCAAATATGCAAAGTGGAATGCTGCCACTTCTTCATGGGATGCCACACAGACCAAAACCATTGCCAACGGATCTGATGATGCCTATTTCAATTATTTCTCATTCAACACCAATGAAAAGGTTGCCAGCCTTGAGCCGGCTAAAGCAAACTGGGACCTGATGTTTACAAGATATTATACAGATTATCCTTACACCGATCCGCAGGGGAACCCTCAAACGATGAAATACAGAATGTCCGGAGTTATTCAGAATCCGAATATTTCTGTAGCAAAAGTAAGACCTGAGACACAGGAAACAGCAACATCCGCAATTCCGGCAGGCACAGCGTTCTCAAAAAACATCACTACTGTCGGCCATTCCTGGAAGCCCACATCAGGAGTTTATTCTGATGCAGTATATTATATCAAAAAGGGATCAGATTACTACAGAATGTACTTTACTTCCAATGGAGGGTCCTCCACCGGAAATATGTACTTCAAATACAAGAAGATTACTGAAACATTAGGAATCACCGAGGTGGGCAAAAAAGCAAGCTTCGGAATCTATCCTAACCCTGCTTCGGCTGACAAAAAAGTAACAGTTCTGTTTGACGTAAAAGAAAAAGCAGGAAACAAAGGAAGTGCGGAAGTATATGATCTTACAGGGAAAAAGGTATACACCACAGAGCTAAGCCATCAGGCAGGGTTCTATAAACAGGATATGAACCTTTCCCACCTTCCTTCAGGAACTTACCTGGTAAAAATCACATACGGTGGTCAATCGGAAACGAAAAAGCTTATCGTGAGATAA
- a CDS encoding RrF2 family transcriptional regulator produces MLSKKSQYAFKALSYLVEKRNEGPILISEIAEHKKIPLKFLENILLELKKADILDSKKGKGGGYFLRENPENVKLAKIIRLVNGPIAMLPCVSLNFYEKCEDCNEDHCGLHDVLIEVRDASLNILEKKTLMDLVD; encoded by the coding sequence ATGCTTTCAAAAAAATCTCAATATGCGTTTAAGGCTCTTTCATATCTTGTAGAAAAAAGAAATGAAGGCCCGATTCTGATTTCCGAAATTGCGGAACATAAAAAGATTCCCTTAAAGTTTTTGGAAAATATCCTGCTTGAACTGAAAAAAGCGGATATTCTCGACAGTAAAAAAGGAAAAGGGGGAGGATATTTTTTAAGAGAAAACCCTGAAAATGTAAAATTAGCCAAGATCATCCGTCTGGTGAATGGCCCTATTGCGATGCTTCCCTGTGTAAGTCTGAATTTCTATGAAAAATGTGAAGACTGTAATGAAGATCACTGCGGGCTCCATGACGTACTGATCGAAGTGCGGGATGCTTCTCTCAACATTCTGGAGAAAAAAACTTTAATGGATCTGGTCGACTGA
- a CDS encoding DUF2314 domain-containing protein: MESNSIFFADGSDPDMLKAYQKAQETFKYFWREQSWEYRRIIPGLDVACVKTLFEEQDAETGESLAEHMWINEVAFDGENVKGYLINEPHSLQNIQVGDYVEIPLSHLTDWLFAITPSVPQSKGLSKLFSSSKPVLPKTYGGFTIQKMRADMSDPERKEHDDAWQLDFGDYNDIQVVNNQKENPENLIEHPMSKNMKEKFIEFLQQNPDELLHADEDGLTLLHRETIAGNLTIVQAALDAGADKNVLSGKGKTALDYARELKWEHIIPVLEH, from the coding sequence ATGGAAAGCAACTCAATTTTTTTTGCAGACGGCAGTGATCCTGACATGCTTAAAGCCTATCAAAAGGCTCAGGAAACTTTTAAATATTTCTGGCGTGAGCAGTCATGGGAATATAGAAGAATTATTCCCGGCCTTGATGTAGCCTGTGTAAAAACCCTTTTTGAGGAACAGGATGCGGAAACCGGGGAAAGCCTGGCAGAACATATGTGGATCAATGAAGTGGCTTTTGACGGTGAAAACGTTAAGGGTTACCTGATCAACGAACCTCACAGCCTCCAAAACATACAGGTGGGCGATTATGTTGAAATTCCACTGAGCCATCTCACCGACTGGCTTTTTGCGATCACCCCAAGTGTACCACAGTCTAAAGGCCTTTCTAAATTATTTTCGTCCTCCAAGCCTGTTCTCCCTAAAACATACGGAGGATTTACCATTCAAAAGATGCGGGCCGATATGTCTGATCCGGAAAGAAAAGAGCATGATGATGCCTGGCAGCTGGATTTCGGGGACTATAATGATATTCAGGTAGTCAATAACCAAAAAGAGAATCCGGAGAACCTTATCGAACATCCGATGAGCAAAAATATGAAGGAAAAATTTATTGAATTTTTACAGCAGAATCCTGATGAACTCCTTCATGCGGATGAGGACGGACTAACGCTGCTTCACAGAGAGACCATCGCCGGAAATCTCACCATTGTGCAGGCCGCACTGGATGCAGGAGCTGATAAAAACGTACTTTCCGGAAAAGGGAAAACCGCTCTTGACTATGCCAGAGAACTGAAATGGGAACACATTATTCCGGTACTGGAACACTGA
- a CDS encoding ABC transporter permease yields MIAILKKELWSYFGNWSAWVIIAAFSLIATLFLFFFDNDSNIFEIGMASLQSYFVLVPWLLMFIIPALSMKTFAEEQQTGTLNWLFSQPLKVSDLVTGKFLSVWIVGILCLIPSLIYLYTVYVLGVPAGNIDLGMTFGSYIGLIILIAAFSAVGILASSLSQNQIMAYLLGVFMCFIMYFGIEQLASYKLLGGADFILQNIGFYQHFLGFTRGLVDFKDVAYFILVIGASLVLSNHFINKKK; encoded by the coding sequence ATGATTGCAATTTTAAAGAAAGAACTTTGGAGTTACTTCGGAAACTGGAGCGCATGGGTAATCATTGCAGCATTCAGTCTGATCGCCACTCTTTTTCTGTTCTTTTTCGACAACGATTCTAATATTTTTGAGATCGGGATGGCATCTTTGCAGAGCTATTTCGTATTGGTTCCATGGCTGCTGATGTTCATTATTCCGGCCCTTTCGATGAAAACTTTTGCGGAAGAGCAGCAGACGGGAACATTAAACTGGCTTTTTTCACAACCTTTAAAGGTATCAGATCTGGTGACAGGAAAATTCCTTTCCGTATGGATTGTAGGTATTTTATGCCTGATTCCGTCTTTGATCTACCTTTATACGGTGTATGTGCTGGGAGTTCCTGCCGGGAATATTGATCTTGGAATGACGTTCGGAAGTTATATAGGACTGATTATTTTAATTGCAGCTTTTTCAGCAGTGGGAATTCTGGCATCTTCATTATCCCAGAACCAGATCATGGCTTACCTGTTGGGCGTTTTTATGTGCTTCATCATGTATTTCGGAATTGAGCAGCTGGCCAGTTATAAACTTTTGGGCGGTGCAGACTTTATTCTTCAGAATATAGGCTTTTACCAGCACTTCTTAGGTTTTACCAGAGGACTTGTAGATTTCAAAGATGTGGCTTACTTCATTCTGGTTATCGGGGCTTCCTTAGTATTGTCGAATCATTTCATTAACAAAAAGAAGTAG